A stretch of the Bradyrhizobium sp. CCBAU 53351 genome encodes the following:
- a CDS encoding glycine betaine ABC transporter substrate-binding protein: MSLLADPRWGEALGHLPDYLGNHVRVSLAALALGLAVSLPLAILTRNRPAPRAILLAIASIVQTVPGLALLALFYPLLLLAASVTLAWFGVSFSAFGFLPAMLALALYSMLPVLRNGITGLNGIDPALIEAAKGVGMTARQSLIMVELPLALPVMMAGIRTAAVWVIGTATLSTPIGQTSLGNYIFAGLQTQNWVLVLFGCFASALLALAVDQLLGLIEVGLRQRSRARTVLGASGIAALVAATLVPTMGRSPQGYVVGAKTFAEQYVLSALMRDRLQAAGLSATARSGLGSSVIFGALKAGDIDLCVDYSGTLWANQLHRTDIKPRAELIAELKTALAKDNITLLGELGFENAYALVMPKKRAEALGVRTVADLAAHAPTLSIAGDYEFFSRPEWAALQKAYGLSFRAQRQMQPDFMYAAVASGEVDVIAGYTSDGLIAKYDLVALDDPKRAIPPYDAILLLAPKRAGDERLKAALQPLLGKIDIATMREANLRASGNDANSSPDAVAKWLWEKVGRR; the protein is encoded by the coding sequence ATGAGCTTGCTTGCCGATCCACGCTGGGGCGAGGCGCTGGGGCATCTGCCCGATTATCTCGGCAACCATGTGCGGGTCAGTCTCGCCGCGCTCGCTCTTGGACTCGCCGTCAGCCTGCCGCTGGCCATCCTGACGCGCAACCGCCCGGCGCCGCGCGCCATCCTGCTCGCAATCGCCAGCATCGTGCAGACCGTGCCGGGCCTGGCGCTGCTCGCGCTGTTCTATCCGCTGCTGCTGCTGGCGGCATCCGTGACGCTGGCCTGGTTCGGCGTGTCCTTTTCGGCGTTCGGCTTCCTACCCGCGATGCTGGCGCTGGCGCTCTATTCGATGCTCCCGGTGCTGCGCAACGGCATCACCGGGCTCAACGGCATCGATCCCGCGCTGATCGAGGCCGCCAAGGGCGTCGGCATGACCGCGCGGCAGTCGCTGATCATGGTCGAGCTGCCGCTGGCCCTGCCGGTGATGATGGCGGGCATCCGCACCGCCGCGGTGTGGGTGATCGGCACGGCGACGCTGTCGACGCCGATCGGGCAGACCAGTCTCGGTAATTACATCTTTGCGGGATTGCAGACCCAGAACTGGGTGCTCGTGCTGTTCGGCTGCTTTGCCTCCGCCCTGCTCGCGCTCGCCGTCGATCAGTTGCTCGGCCTGATCGAGGTCGGCCTGCGCCAGCGAAGCCGCGCTCGCACCGTGCTCGGCGCCTCCGGTATCGCGGCGCTGGTTGCGGCAACGCTGGTGCCGACCATGGGCCGCTCGCCGCAAGGCTACGTCGTCGGTGCAAAAACCTTCGCCGAGCAATATGTGCTGTCGGCGTTGATGCGGGATCGGCTGCAGGCGGCGGGCCTCTCGGCCACGGCGCGCTCGGGCCTCGGCTCCAGCGTGATCTTTGGGGCATTGAAGGCCGGCGACATCGATCTCTGTGTCGATTATTCCGGCACGCTGTGGGCCAACCAGCTGCATCGCACCGACATCAAGCCGCGCGCCGAGCTGATCGCGGAGCTGAAGACGGCGCTGGCAAAGGACAACATCACGCTGCTCGGCGAGCTCGGCTTCGAGAATGCCTATGCGCTGGTGATGCCGAAGAAGCGCGCCGAGGCGCTCGGCGTCCGCACCGTCGCCGATCTCGCGGCCCATGCGCCGACGCTGTCGATCGCCGGCGATTACGAATTCTTCTCGCGCCCCGAATGGGCGGCACTGCAGAAAGCCTATGGCCTTTCGTTCCGCGCCCAGCGCCAGATGCAGCCGGACTTCATGTATGCGGCGGTGGCCAGCGGCGAGGTCGACGTCATCGCCGGCTACACCAGCGACGGCCTGATCGCGAAATACGACCTCGTCGCGCTCGACGACCCCAAGCGCGCGATCCCGCCCTACGATGCGATCCTGCTGCTCGCGCCGAAGCGCGCGGGGGATGAGCGGCTCAAGGCGGCGCTGCAACCGCTGCTCGGCAAGATCGATATCGCCACCATGCGCGAAGCAAACCTGCGCGCCAGCGGCAACGACGCGAACTCGTCGCCGGATGCGGTGGCGAAGTGGTTGTGGGAGAAAGTAGGCCGGCGATAG
- a CDS encoding sulfatase-like hydrolase/transferase, which translates to MASAPNPGPSATTAVLASVAALGIWRLLAVAAPHLAALALMYQTETDFGSRLSFALAWGILNFFWIALLRRPALSGALSLTMVVVLVLLSRLKHDVVQMTVNFIDLMMIDRDTVAFLFTIFPNLRWSVILAGFVTLPLMYALWWLDPFRIRRLPALACKLACLAALVGYSLYHPDEAWRGYYDDGYLSKFFRSGVSSVSDFVQYGFMESAAASNERLNMPLVDSCHPAGRRPNIIMIHDESSFDIRAAAGIKVPQGYGSHFKSWDGKQRTFLAESNGGPSWFTEYNVLAGLSSRSFGRFAYFVTRIASNRVERGLPLALRRCGYDTMSLYPAYGGFMAARSFQMTTGVERFLDSKDLGAKDVEPDSFFYGKALQLMGQQPPNKPLFTFIYLGANHFPWETRFRPDLLPNWRAPGNVASIDEYLRRQAMSAEQHKAFVAGLKKTFPGEPFLIVRYGDHQPEFAPGILEPGLDEGAIGKRLDAYDPRLYATYYAIDAVNFEPVKSDAVMDTIDGPYLPLVIQEAAGIPLDPSFAEQKEIMLRCKGVFYACRDGAEARRLNRLLIDAGMIRGL; encoded by the coding sequence ATGGCGTCCGCGCCCAATCCAGGTCCTTCTGCCACCACCGCCGTGCTGGCGAGCGTCGCCGCGCTCGGCATCTGGCGGCTGCTCGCCGTTGCCGCGCCGCATCTGGCCGCGCTCGCGCTGATGTACCAGACCGAGACCGATTTCGGCTCGCGCCTCTCCTTCGCGCTGGCCTGGGGCATCCTCAACTTCTTCTGGATCGCATTGCTGCGCCGGCCGGCGCTCTCGGGCGCGCTGTCGCTGACCATGGTGGTCGTGCTGGTGCTGCTGTCGCGGCTGAAGCACGACGTCGTGCAGATGACGGTCAACTTCATCGACCTGATGATGATCGACCGCGACACCGTCGCCTTCCTGTTCACGATCTTCCCGAATTTGCGCTGGTCGGTGATCCTGGCCGGCTTCGTCACGCTGCCGCTGATGTATGCGCTGTGGTGGCTCGATCCGTTCCGCATCCGCCGCCTGCCCGCGCTCGCCTGCAAGCTGGCCTGTCTCGCCGCACTGGTCGGTTATTCGCTCTATCATCCTGACGAGGCCTGGCGCGGCTATTACGACGACGGCTATCTGTCGAAGTTCTTCCGCTCCGGCGTCAGCTCGGTCTCCGATTTCGTGCAATACGGCTTCATGGAATCGGCCGCCGCGAGCAATGAGCGGCTCAACATGCCGCTGGTCGATTCCTGCCATCCCGCGGGCCGCCGGCCGAACATCATCATGATCCATGATGAATCGAGCTTCGACATCCGCGCCGCCGCCGGCATCAAGGTGCCGCAGGGCTATGGCAGCCACTTCAAATCCTGGGACGGCAAGCAGCGCACGTTCCTCGCCGAAAGCAATGGCGGGCCGAGCTGGTTCACCGAATACAACGTGCTCGCGGGACTCTCCTCGCGTTCGTTCGGCCGCTTCGCTTATTTCGTGACACGCATCGCTTCAAACCGCGTCGAGCGCGGCCTGCCGCTGGCGCTGCGCCGCTGCGGCTACGACACGATGTCGCTCTATCCTGCCTATGGCGGCTTCATGGCGGCGCGCAGTTTCCAGATGACGACCGGCGTCGAACGCTTCCTCGACTCCAAGGATCTCGGCGCCAAGGATGTCGAGCCCGACAGCTTCTTCTACGGCAAGGCGCTCCAGCTGATGGGCCAGCAGCCGCCGAACAAGCCGCTGTTCACCTTCATCTATCTCGGCGCCAATCATTTCCCCTGGGAGACGCGCTTCCGTCCCGACCTGCTGCCGAACTGGCGCGCGCCGGGCAACGTAGCGTCCATTGACGAATATCTGCGCCGGCAGGCGATGAGCGCCGAGCAGCACAAGGCGTTCGTCGCGGGGCTGAAGAAGACATTCCCCGGCGAGCCCTTCCTGATCGTGCGATACGGCGATCATCAGCCGGAGTTCGCGCCCGGGATCCTCGAGCCCGGGCTCGACGAGGGCGCCATCGGCAAGAGGCTCGACGCCTACGATCCGCGCCTCTATGCGACCTATTACGCGATCGATGCCGTCAATTTCGAGCCGGTGAAAAGTGATGCCGTGATGGACACGATCGACGGCCCCTATCTGCCGCTGGTCATCCAGGAGGCCGCGGGCATCCCGCTCGACCCGTCCTTTGCCGAGCAGAAGGAGATCATGCTCCGCTGCAAGGGCGTCTTCTACGCCTGCAGGGACGGCGCCGAAGCGCGGCGGCTGAACCGCCTCTTGATCGACGCGGGAATGATCCGGGGGCTGTAG
- a CDS encoding TetR/AcrR family transcriptional regulator translates to MPARQPSKPPARRPRGQARPYHHGDLRRVLIDAALQLAAEGAEVSVREAARRAAVSPGAPFRHFPNRDALMAAVAEEAQRRFRAEIDAALSAAPAAAPLARFHAFGLAYLHWAMRNPAHFEIISTGRYFVHGSSAELTRDNAELIALTEGILADAAEQGLLRSADLKRIQVAGRALVYGFARMNLDGHFPRWGVEAGEIERMAEGVLDLFIAGIAKS, encoded by the coding sequence ATGCCCGCCCGTCAACCGTCCAAGCCGCCTGCCCGCCGCCCCAGAGGCCAGGCCCGGCCGTATCACCATGGCGACCTCCGCCGCGTCCTGATTGATGCTGCGCTGCAGCTTGCGGCCGAAGGAGCGGAGGTCTCGGTCCGCGAGGCCGCCCGCCGGGCCGCGGTGTCGCCGGGTGCGCCGTTCCGGCACTTTCCGAATCGCGACGCCCTGATGGCGGCCGTGGCCGAGGAGGCGCAGCGGCGTTTTCGTGCGGAGATCGACGCGGCCCTGAGCGCGGCCCCGGCGGCCGCGCCGCTCGCCCGTTTCCACGCCTTCGGCCTTGCCTACCTGCACTGGGCCATGCGCAATCCCGCCCATTTCGAGATCATCTCCACTGGACGTTACTTCGTCCATGGCAGCTCCGCGGAACTGACGCGTGACAATGCCGAGCTGATCGCGCTGACCGAGGGGATCCTGGCTGACGCGGCGGAGCAGGGCCTGCTGCGCTCGGCGGACCTCAAGCGCATTCAGGTCGCCGGCCGCGCCCTGGTTTACGGTTTTGCCAGGATGAATCTCGACGGCCACTTTCCGCGCTGGGGCGTCGAGGCCGGTGAGATCGAGCGGATGGCGGAGGGCGTGCTGGATCTGTTCATCGCCGGCATCGCGAAATCCTGA
- a CDS encoding SDR family oxidoreductase, which produces MRSVVVTGASTGIGWATAKFLIGRGYRVFGSVRKQVDADRLTAEFGTNFSPLLFDVTDEAAVLAAARTVREALGGETLAGLVNNAGVAVAGPVLELSADDFRRQMDINVIGPVIATQAFGPLLGADPSLKGPKGRIVMISSVAGKNGNPLSAPYCTSKHAIEGLSESLRRELMLFGIDVIIVAPGAVKTPIWSKAEEIDLSVYQNSPYLPALNKVMAFMMDLGAKGLPAERIAEIVFEALTAASPKVRYQITPDPMRHLIASVLPKRTLDRIIAKRLGFLPQ; this is translated from the coding sequence ATGCGATCTGTCGTCGTCACCGGCGCGTCCACCGGCATCGGCTGGGCTACTGCAAAATTCCTGATCGGGCGCGGCTATCGCGTCTTCGGCAGCGTCCGCAAGCAGGTCGATGCCGATCGGCTGACGGCCGAGTTCGGCACCAATTTCTCACCTCTGTTGTTCGACGTCACCGACGAAGCCGCCGTCCTTGCTGCCGCGCGGACGGTCCGCGAGGCGCTGGGCGGCGAGACGTTGGCTGGCCTGGTCAACAATGCCGGTGTCGCGGTCGCCGGCCCCGTGCTCGAATTGTCGGCCGACGATTTTCGCCGCCAGATGGACATCAACGTGATCGGTCCCGTCATCGCGACGCAGGCGTTCGGGCCGCTGCTCGGCGCCGACCCCTCGCTGAAGGGGCCGAAAGGGCGGATCGTGATGATCAGCTCGGTCGCGGGCAAGAACGGCAATCCGCTGTCGGCGCCTTATTGCACCTCCAAGCATGCCATCGAAGGCCTTTCCGAAAGTCTGCGCCGCGAATTGATGCTGTTCGGCATCGACGTCATCATCGTCGCCCCTGGCGCGGTGAAGACGCCGATCTGGAGCAAGGCCGAGGAGATCGATCTCTCCGTCTACCAGAACTCGCCCTATCTGCCGGCGCTGAACAAGGTCATGGCCTTCATGATGGACCTTGGCGCCAAGGGCCTGCCGGCCGAGCGGATCGCCGAGATCGTGTTCGAGGCGCTCACCGCGGCGAGCCCGAAGGTGCGCTATCAGATCACCCCTGACCCGATGCGGCATCTGATCGCGAGCGTGCTGCCGAAGCGGACGCTCGATCGCATCATCGCCAAGCGGCTCGGATTCCTGCCGCAGTAA
- a CDS encoding DUF2336 domain-containing protein, with the protein MQDSLIDQLEGALASKELSKRAEVLRHVTDLFVFGSGKFTGEQIDLFDEVMSKLVETIESSARAAFGSRLARLPDAPSRTIRLLAFDDAIDVAAAVLEHSPRLDEAVLAENARTKSQDHLLAIAGRSRLSEPVTDVLLERGNDEVAARTAGNSGARFSTEGMSTLVRRARDDGALAMCIWSRPDIPRETLLKLFGQASELVRRKLETADPRRAAQIRGAVLQASDELQTTARAGSGEHAEALADVRAMHSRGMLDEARLLGFVEERSFDRTAVALSLMCDLPIGVIERALAGGEPEQLLILARAVGLSWETTKAMLRFQGGPDDVTRERSDACFASFVRLKPSTAKAALQFYRLRERAKQGLS; encoded by the coding sequence ATGCAGGACAGTCTGATCGATCAGCTCGAAGGCGCTCTGGCCAGCAAGGAGCTGTCCAAGCGCGCCGAAGTCCTGCGACACGTCACCGACCTCTTCGTGTTCGGCTCGGGCAAGTTCACGGGCGAGCAGATCGACCTGTTCGACGAGGTCATGAGCAAGCTCGTCGAGACGATCGAGAGCTCCGCTCGCGCCGCCTTCGGGAGCAGGCTGGCCAGGCTGCCCGATGCCCCCAGCAGGACGATCCGCCTGCTCGCGTTCGACGACGCCATCGACGTCGCCGCGGCGGTCCTGGAGCACTCGCCGCGCCTCGACGAGGCGGTCTTGGCGGAGAACGCACGGACCAAAAGCCAGGATCACCTGCTGGCCATCGCCGGACGCAGCCGGTTGAGCGAGCCCGTGACCGACGTTCTGCTCGAACGGGGCAACGACGAGGTCGCCGCGCGGACCGCCGGCAACAGCGGCGCAAGATTCTCGACCGAGGGAATGTCCACGCTCGTCAGGAGGGCGCGGGACGACGGCGCGCTCGCGATGTGCATCTGGTCTCGTCCGGATATCCCGCGCGAGACCCTGCTGAAATTGTTCGGACAGGCCTCCGAGCTGGTGAGGCGCAAGCTCGAGACGGCCGATCCTCGCCGGGCTGCGCAGATCCGTGGCGCAGTCTTGCAGGCCTCCGATGAGCTTCAGACGACGGCGCGGGCGGGGTCCGGCGAGCATGCCGAGGCGCTGGCCGATGTTCGCGCGATGCATTCGCGGGGAATGCTCGACGAGGCGCGCTTGCTGGGTTTCGTCGAGGAACGCTCCTTCGACAGAACCGCGGTCGCGCTGTCGCTGATGTGTGATCTGCCCATCGGGGTGATCGAGCGTGCGCTGGCCGGCGGCGAGCCTGAACAGCTTCTCATTCTCGCGCGAGCCGTTGGGCTATCCTGGGAAACCACCAAGGCGATGCTGAGATTTCAGGGCGGCCCCGATGACGTCACGCGCGAGCGGTCGGATGCGTGCTTTGCGAGCTTCGTGCGGCTGAAGCCGAGCACCGCGAAGGCCGCGCTCCAGTTCTACCGGCTTCGCGAGCGGGCCAAGCAAGGCCTTTCCTAG
- a CDS encoding PAS-domain containing protein produces MTILGLLFSALIVALLLVDFGTRYREAIASAQTDAANLAAILAEHAALTFEDIDRVLLEAEAIRKESLSGKYAGPGAANAALRQLARRSSILVAVGWTDASGEVIAHSYDHAPARSNISEMSHFIAHRDNVASGLFVAPPYRSAVNNKWFSAASRRLNNPDGSFAGIVTAPLDQSYLLKIYRTLDLGGDGSVVLLHRNGRILARVPEQKDVLGMSVAGGPLFTRYLPESDAGSYELTSPVDGIARVAGYKAVSGLPLVMVVTYARSHVLQPWYRHLYLFGPLAAAIVVVILVGTSLLQRQTSALAETNTRFNAALSNMPHGLSMFDADEKLLIANSRYREMYGLTEAQVQRGTPLRNIVRDYNTAEGVLDLDEFLEGAKQRAPRIITLADGRIISILRTPMQNGGWVATHQDITEKRRDETLLAEHAAELKLINTRFDVAISNMSQGLCLFDADKNLVISNGRYQQMYDLPDELVRPGTPLQRILQHYADRGEADQNLTVNQHLQRMPNQRQQDYQLKNSRQILIQRKPLPDGGWVATHEDVTEQRRGEQMLAEKAAELEVINLRFDAALNNMSQGLCLFDADQRIVVSNARYGEIYHLGSDQIRPGTSLAQILDYRREQGTHFADVAPDVYRKQNVKLPSEIRELTDGRVVAIARHMMPGGGWLTTHEDITDRAKNEKRIAFLAQHDLLTGLANRAVFSEKLDEAARRLERHGSTFTVLMLDLDRFKAVNDTLGHAAGDQLLVEVAKRLQSSLRDTDVLARLGGDEFAIIQENEKNQSEGAIGLALRIIGLIEQPFDLGGNRVSVGTSVGIAFAPEHGSDAEALLKKADVALYATKSAGRNDYRIFQSDMTESADTKKSMEAELREAMARDEFELHYQPVVDARTRAMSGVEAFVRWHHPSKGVLAPEQFLGTAASAGLVLPLGEWILRQACLDAAAWPSHVRIAVNVSAAQLLKGDFFDVVLCALVETGLSPERLELEVPSGAVLGGNPAAQLLTMRQLKNLGVSIVLDDCGMGYSAASFLQGFPFDKIKIDRSIVHGCTTRRDCAAAVASAIALADGLDIATVAKGVESWEQFESLLATGVDFVQGYLFGRPVPCSDVDFDMTIPAKRHVA; encoded by the coding sequence GTGACGATCCTGGGTCTGCTGTTTTCGGCACTCATCGTTGCGTTGCTGCTCGTTGATTTCGGTACCCGCTATCGGGAAGCCATCGCATCGGCACAAACCGACGCGGCCAACCTCGCCGCCATTTTGGCCGAGCACGCCGCTCTGACCTTTGAAGACATCGATCGCGTGCTGCTGGAGGCCGAGGCGATCCGCAAGGAAAGTCTCTCCGGAAAATATGCCGGGCCGGGTGCGGCCAACGCGGCGTTGCGTCAACTTGCCAGGCGCTCTTCCATTCTCGTCGCGGTCGGCTGGACGGATGCTTCGGGAGAGGTCATCGCGCATTCCTACGATCACGCGCCGGCCCGCAGCAACATTTCCGAGATGTCGCACTTCATCGCTCACCGCGACAACGTTGCCAGCGGGCTGTTTGTTGCGCCTCCCTATCGTTCTGCCGTCAACAACAAATGGTTCAGCGCGGCCTCGCGCCGGCTCAACAATCCCGACGGAAGCTTTGCGGGAATCGTGACCGCACCGCTGGATCAATCGTACCTTCTGAAAATCTATCGCACGCTCGATCTCGGCGGTGACGGCTCCGTCGTTCTGCTCCACCGCAATGGGCGAATTCTGGCGCGGGTGCCGGAGCAGAAGGACGTCCTCGGTATGTCGGTTGCGGGCGGCCCGCTGTTTACCCGGTATCTGCCAGAGTCGGACGCTGGCTCCTATGAATTGACGAGCCCGGTCGACGGCATCGCCCGCGTCGCCGGTTACAAGGCAGTCAGTGGCCTGCCGCTCGTCATGGTCGTGACCTACGCCCGCAGCCACGTGTTGCAGCCATGGTACCGGCATCTCTACCTGTTCGGCCCGCTGGCCGCCGCGATCGTCGTCGTCATCCTGGTTGGCACATCGCTGCTGCAACGACAGACCTCCGCGCTTGCGGAGACGAATACGCGTTTCAACGCCGCGTTGAGCAACATGCCCCATGGGCTCAGCATGTTCGACGCGGACGAGAAGCTCCTGATCGCCAACAGCCGCTACCGCGAGATGTATGGGCTCACGGAAGCGCAGGTGCAGCGAGGCACCCCGCTCCGCAACATCGTCCGCGACTACAACACGGCAGAAGGCGTTCTGGATCTCGATGAATTCCTGGAGGGTGCAAAGCAGCGAGCGCCCCGGATCATCACGCTCGCCGATGGTCGCATCATCTCGATCCTGCGTACGCCGATGCAGAACGGCGGCTGGGTCGCGACGCATCAGGACATCACCGAGAAGCGGCGGGACGAGACGCTGCTGGCCGAACACGCCGCCGAGCTGAAGCTCATCAATACGCGCTTCGACGTCGCCATCAGCAACATGTCGCAGGGTCTGTGCCTGTTCGATGCGGACAAGAATCTCGTGATATCGAACGGCCGATATCAGCAGATGTATGATCTGCCTGACGAACTCGTCAGGCCCGGCACGCCACTGCAACGGATATTGCAGCACTATGCGGATCGCGGCGAAGCCGACCAGAACCTGACGGTGAATCAGCACCTCCAGAGGATGCCGAACCAGCGCCAGCAGGACTATCAACTGAAAAACAGTCGCCAGATCCTGATCCAGCGCAAGCCGCTGCCGGACGGCGGTTGGGTCGCGACGCATGAGGACGTCACCGAGCAGAGGCGCGGCGAGCAAATGCTGGCCGAGAAGGCCGCCGAACTGGAGGTCATCAACCTCCGCTTCGATGCCGCCCTCAACAACATGTCCCAGGGGCTTTGCCTGTTCGACGCCGATCAGAGGATCGTGGTCTCGAACGCCCGCTACGGGGAGATCTATCATCTCGGCAGCGACCAGATCAGGCCGGGCACCTCGCTGGCGCAGATCCTCGACTATCGCCGCGAGCAGGGCACCCATTTCGCCGACGTCGCACCGGATGTCTATCGCAAGCAGAACGTGAAGCTGCCGAGCGAAATTCGCGAGCTCACCGACGGACGGGTGGTCGCGATCGCGCGGCACATGATGCCCGGCGGCGGCTGGCTCACGACCCACGAGGACATCACGGACCGCGCGAAAAACGAGAAGCGGATCGCATTCCTGGCGCAGCACGACCTGCTTACGGGACTGGCGAACCGCGCCGTGTTCTCCGAGAAGCTCGACGAGGCGGCGCGGAGGCTCGAGCGGCACGGCTCGACATTCACCGTCCTGATGCTCGACCTCGACAGGTTCAAGGCCGTCAACGATACGCTCGGTCACGCCGCGGGCGACCAGCTTCTGGTCGAAGTGGCAAAGCGATTGCAGTCGTCGCTTCGGGATACCGACGTGCTGGCGCGCCTTGGCGGGGACGAATTCGCAATCATCCAGGAGAACGAGAAAAACCAGAGCGAAGGTGCGATTGGCCTCGCGCTACGGATCATCGGCCTGATCGAGCAGCCCTTCGATCTCGGCGGTAACAGGGTCAGCGTCGGGACCAGCGTCGGAATTGCGTTCGCGCCGGAGCATGGCTCGGATGCCGAAGCCCTGCTCAAGAAGGCCGACGTCGCGCTCTACGCGACCAAGTCGGCCGGTCGCAACGACTACCGCATCTTCCAGAGCGACATGACCGAATCCGCCGATACGAAGAAGTCGATGGAAGCCGAGCTGCGCGAGGCGATGGCGCGCGACGAATTCGAGTTGCACTATCAGCCGGTGGTCGATGCGAGGACCCGCGCGATGAGCGGAGTGGAAGCCTTCGTGCGCTGGCATCATCCGTCGAAGGGCGTGCTGGCGCCCGAACAGTTCCTCGGGACGGCCGCGTCGGCGGGGCTGGTGTTGCCTCTTGGAGAATGGATTCTGCGGCAGGCGTGTCTGGATGCCGCCGCCTGGCCGTCGCATGTCAGGATCGCCGTCAACGTCAGCGCCGCTCAGTTGCTCAAGGGCGACTTTTTCGACGTGGTGCTGTGCGCCCTGGTCGAGACCGGGCTGTCGCCCGAGCGGCTCGAGCTCGAGGTCCCCTCGGGCGCGGTGCTCGGCGGGAATCCGGCGGCACAGCTCCTCACGATGCGGCAGTTGAAGAATCTCGGGGTCTCGATCGTGCTTGACGATTGCGGCATGGGGTATTCGGCGGCCAGCTTTCTTCAGGGATTTCCGTTCGACAAGATCAAGATCGATCGGTCGATCGTGCACGGATGCACAACCCGAAGGGATTGTGCGGCCGCGGTCGCCTCAGCGATCGCCCTGGCCGACGGTCTCGACATCGCAACGGTCGCCAAGGGGGTCGAGAGCTGGGAGCAGTTCGAAAGCCTGCTCGCGACGGGCGTGGATTTCGTTCAGGGCTATCTGTTCGGGCGTCCCGTGCCCTGTTCCGACGTCGATTTCGACATGACGATTCCAGCGAAGCGGCACGTCGCCTGA
- the ilvC gene encoding ketol-acid reductoisomerase, translated as MRVYYDRDADLNLIKGKKVAIVGYGSQGHAHALNLKDSGVKEVAIALRKDSGSVKKAEAAGFKVMEVAEAAKWADLVMMLTPDELQGDIYRDHLHDNMKKGAALVFAHGLNVHFNLLDPRADLDVLMIAPKGPGHTVRSEYQRGGGVPCLIAIAKDVSGNAHDLGLSYASAVGGGRAGIIETTFKEECETDLFGEQVVLCGGLVELIKGGYETLVEAGYAPEMAYFECLHEVKLIVDLIYEGGIANMNYSISNTAEYGEYVTGPRIVTAETKAEMKRVLADIQGGKFARDWMLENKVNQTSFKATRAKLAQHPIEEVGAKLRDMMPWIKKGALVDKSKN; from the coding sequence ATGCGTGTTTATTACGATCGCGACGCCGACCTGAACCTGATCAAGGGCAAGAAGGTCGCCATCGTCGGCTATGGCAGCCAGGGCCATGCCCATGCGCTCAATCTGAAGGATTCCGGCGTCAAGGAAGTCGCCATCGCGCTGCGCAAGGATTCGGGCTCGGTGAAGAAGGCGGAAGCCGCCGGCTTCAAGGTGATGGAAGTCGCCGAAGCTGCCAAATGGGCCGACCTCGTCATGATGCTGACCCCGGACGAGCTCCAGGGCGACATCTATCGCGATCACCTGCACGACAACATGAAGAAGGGCGCGGCGCTGGTGTTCGCGCACGGCCTCAACGTCCATTTCAACCTGCTCGACCCGCGCGCCGACCTCGACGTGCTCATGATCGCGCCGAAGGGTCCCGGCCACACCGTGCGCTCGGAATATCAGCGCGGCGGCGGCGTGCCCTGCCTGATCGCGATCGCCAAGGACGTCTCGGGCAACGCCCATGACCTCGGCCTGTCCTACGCGTCGGCCGTCGGCGGTGGCCGCGCCGGCATCATCGAGACCACCTTCAAGGAAGAGTGCGAGACCGACCTGTTCGGCGAGCAGGTCGTGCTCTGCGGCGGCCTGGTCGAGCTGATCAAGGGCGGCTACGAGACCCTGGTCGAAGCCGGCTACGCGCCGGAGATGGCCTATTTCGAGTGCCTGCACGAAGTGAAGCTGATCGTCGACCTGATCTATGAAGGCGGCATCGCCAACATGAACTACTCGATCTCCAACACCGCCGAATACGGCGAGTACGTCACCGGTCCGCGCATCGTCACCGCCGAGACCAAGGCCGAGATGAAGCGCGTTCTCGCCGACATCCAGGGCGGCAAGTTTGCCCGCGACTGGATGCTCGAGAACAAGGTCAATCAGACCTCGTTCAAGGCTACCCGCGCCAAGCTCGCTCAGCACCCGATCGAGGAAGTCGGCGCGAAGCTGCGCGACATGATGCCCTGGATCAAGAAGGGCGCTCTGGTCGACAAGAGCAAGAACTAA
- a CDS encoding LysE family translocator, whose translation MSQSLFYAFLIFMVVMYFTPGPNNIMLLSSGLTYGFRRTIPHIVGIVLGFAFMVAAVGLGLGSVFLAYPILQTILKYAGAAYLIYLAAAIAMSGPTRPGEGDGRGPMTFWGAAMFQWINAKGWVIVIGTITAYAAIAQFPLNIAIQTLISLIVGTVSTVVWALFGSALRPVLTSERLVRAFNILMAILLLASLYPVFMDA comes from the coding sequence ATGTCCCAGTCGCTGTTCTATGCCTTCCTCATCTTCATGGTCGTGATGTATTTCACGCCGGGGCCGAACAACATCATGCTGTTGTCGTCGGGCCTCACCTACGGCTTCCGGCGCACCATCCCGCACATCGTCGGCATCGTCCTCGGCTTTGCCTTCATGGTCGCCGCGGTCGGCCTCGGGCTCGGCTCGGTGTTCCTGGCCTATCCGATCCTGCAGACCATCCTGAAATATGCCGGCGCCGCCTACCTGATCTATCTTGCCGCCGCGATCGCCATGTCCGGTCCGACCAGACCGGGGGAGGGAGATGGCCGAGGCCCGATGACCTTCTGGGGCGCGGCGATGTTCCAATGGATCAATGCCAAGGGCTGGGTGATCGTGATCGGCACCATCACCGCCTATGCGGCGATCGCCCAATTCCCGCTCAATATCGCGATCCAGACCCTGATCAGCCTGATCGTCGGCACCGTCTCGACCGTGGTCTGGGCCCTGTTCGGCTCCGCATTACGGCCGGTCCTGACCTCGGAGCGGCTGGTCCGCGCCTTCAATATCCTGATGGCGATCCTGCTGCTGGCTTCCCTCTACCCCGTTTTCATGGATGCATGA